Proteins encoded by one window of Blautia faecicola:
- a CDS encoding ABC-F family ATP-binding cassette domain-containing protein: MSILNVEHLSHGFGDRAIFQDVSFRLLKGEHIGLVGANGEGKSTFFKIVTDRMMPDEGKIEWAKNVRVGYLDQHAELKKGMTIREVLSSAFSWLYELEEKMNTICDQMGEASPEEMEQMMEELGTIQDLLTMHDFYIIDAKVEEVARALGLLDLGLESDVTELSGGQRTKILLGKLLLEKPDILLLDEPTNYLDVQHIEWLKRYLNEYENAFILISHDIPFLNSVVNIIYHMENQKLDRYVGDYHHFEEVYAVKKAQLEAAYKRQQQEISELKDFVARNKARVSTRNMAMSRQKKLDKMEKIELMQERPKPQFLFKEARTAGKQLFCTKDLVIGYDEPLSSPLNLEMERGEKVVLTGANGIGKTTLLKSILGMIKPLDGFAQLGDYLYIGYFEQESSQDNTKTCIEEIWEEFPSYTQYEVRSALAKCGLTTKHIESQVRVLSGGEQAKVRLCKLINRETNLLVLDEPTNHLDADAKAELKRALKDYKGSILMVCHEPEFYEGLATSVWDCSAWSTKRG, translated from the coding sequence ATGAGTATATTAAACGTAGAACACCTGTCCCATGGATTCGGTGACAGAGCCATTTTTCAGGATGTGTCTTTCCGCTTATTGAAGGGGGAGCATATCGGACTGGTAGGAGCCAATGGAGAAGGAAAATCCACGTTTTTTAAGATTGTCACCGACCGGATGATGCCGGACGAGGGAAAAATTGAGTGGGCAAAAAATGTGCGTGTGGGTTATCTGGATCAGCATGCGGAACTGAAAAAGGGAATGACCATCCGGGAAGTGCTGTCTTCTGCGTTTTCCTGGCTGTATGAACTGGAAGAGAAGATGAACACCATCTGCGATCAGATGGGAGAGGCTTCCCCGGAAGAGATGGAACAGATGATGGAAGAACTGGGAACGATCCAGGATCTTCTGACGATGCACGATTTTTACATCATTGACGCGAAAGTCGAAGAGGTAGCACGGGCGCTGGGACTGCTGGATCTGGGACTGGAGAGTGATGTGACGGAACTGTCCGGTGGACAGCGTACCAAGATCCTTCTCGGAAAACTCCTGCTGGAAAAACCGGACATCCTGCTTTTGGACGAGCCGACCAACTATCTCGATGTGCAGCATATCGAGTGGCTGAAACGGTATCTGAACGAGTACGAGAACGCATTTATCCTAATCTCCCATGATATTCCGTTTTTGAACAGTGTGGTAAATATCATTTATCATATGGAAAATCAGAAGCTGGATCGCTATGTGGGGGATTATCATCATTTTGAAGAGGTCTATGCGGTGAAGAAAGCGCAGTTGGAGGCGGCCTATAAGAGACAGCAGCAGGAGATCAGTGAACTGAAAGACTTCGTGGCGAGAAACAAAGCCAGAGTGTCGACCAGAAATATGGCGATGTCCCGCCAGAAAAAACTGGATAAGATGGAAAAAATCGAGTTGATGCAGGAGCGCCCGAAACCACAGTTTTTGTTTAAAGAAGCGAGAACTGCCGGAAAACAGTTGTTTTGTACGAAAGATCTGGTGATCGGATATGACGAACCATTGTCTTCGCCACTGAATCTGGAGATGGAGCGTGGGGAGAAAGTCGTACTGACCGGAGCCAATGGTATCGGTAAGACAACGCTGTTAAAGAGTATTCTGGGAATGATCAAACCGCTGGATGGATTTGCCCAGCTGGGAGATTATCTGTACATCGGATATTTTGAACAGGAATCCTCACAGGATAATACAAAGACCTGTATCGAAGAGATCTGGGAAGAATTTCCTTCCTATACGCAGTACGAAGTACGTTCCGCTCTGGCAAAATGCGGTCTGACGACCAAACATATCGAGAGCCAGGTGCGTGTGCTGAGTGGTGGAGAACAGGCGAAAGTGCGGCTGTGTAAACTCATTAACCGGGAGACAAATCTTCTGGTTCTCGACGAGCCGACCAACCATCTGGATGCGGATGCAAAGGCAGAGTTAAAACGTGCACTCAAAGACTACAAAGGCAGTATCCTGATGGTCTGCCACGAACCGGAATTCTATGAAGGACTGGCGACCAGCGTGTGGGATTGTTCTGCGTGGTCTACAAAACGGGGATAA
- a CDS encoding sirohydrochlorin cobaltochelatase, with protein MSTTKKAILVVSFGTSFPDTCKKTIDVIEQRIGEHFSDYKIYRAWTSKMIMAKLLARDNIKINNVTEAMEQMIADGITEVIVQPTHVINGIENDLMKEDALAFKNHFKRITFGDPLLTTQQDHVEIVNAICQEFSDLPSDCALILMGHGTSHYANDVYAALDYRFKDLGHDNIHLATVEGYPTLENVIRLVKEQGAKKVILTPFMIVAGDHARNDMSGEDEDSWKNQFQAAGYEVECCLKGLGEYPAVQNMLIRHVTEVC; from the coding sequence ATGTCTACAACAAAAAAAGCCATTCTGGTGGTCAGTTTCGGTACCAGTTTTCCGGATACCTGCAAAAAGACCATCGATGTGATTGAACAGCGTATCGGTGAACATTTCTCCGATTATAAGATTTATCGTGCCTGGACCAGTAAAATGATCATGGCAAAACTTCTGGCACGAGACAATATCAAAATCAACAATGTAACCGAAGCCATGGAGCAGATGATCGCAGACGGCATCACAGAAGTGATCGTACAGCCTACCCATGTGATCAACGGTATCGAAAATGATCTGATGAAAGAAGATGCTCTTGCCTTCAAAAATCATTTTAAGCGCATTACCTTTGGCGATCCGCTTCTCACCACACAGCAGGATCATGTAGAGATCGTCAATGCCATCTGCCAGGAGTTCTCCGACCTCCCGTCAGACTGTGCCCTGATCCTTATGGGACACGGAACCAGCCATTATGCTAATGATGTCTACGCGGCACTGGATTACCGTTTCAAAGACCTGGGACATGACAACATCCATCTGGCTACCGTAGAAGGTTACCCGACGCTGGAAAATGTCATCCGTCTGGTCAAAGAACAGGGAGCAAAAAAAGTGATCCTCACACCGTTTATGATCGTAGCGGGCGATCATGCGCGAAACGATATGTCCGGTGAAGACGAAGATTCCTGGAAAAATCAGTTCCAGGCAGCAGGATATGAAGTGGAATGTTGCCTGAAAGGGCTCGGCGAGTATCCGGCAGTACAGAATATGCTGATCCGCCACGTCACCGAAGTCTGCTAG
- the hemA gene encoding glutamyl-tRNA reductase, whose amino-acid sequence MSISMIGIDYNKANVDIRAMFSFTKKNATAAMERLKKISGIQGCVILSTCNRMELWASTKADWDGTLLEELCKIKEVDPTQYGEYFVERKEEEAVDHLFHLTSGLKSMILAEDQIITQVKDALTLARDAFVTDNVLEVLFRKAVTAGKKVKTNVIFSRANQTAMDQAIEMLKERNFPFAEARCMVIGNGEMGKLAAQSLRRTGADVTVTVRQYRSGVVTIPMGCSRINYGERLDFLPGCDLVVSATASPNCTLTKEQIEGLDLKKQIIFIDLAVPRDMEPGIGEIEGAELYTIDDFKLSGPSAATLQSMEQAEAIIQEEIDDFYVWYQGRALIPRIQEIKEDAVTDLNLRLHKILGKLPLSEQERKDLEASIDTAAGKVVTKMIFGLRDTLETDAFIDCVEGLEKVYEE is encoded by the coding sequence ATGAGTATATCGATGATCGGAATTGATTATAATAAAGCAAATGTAGATATCCGCGCCATGTTTTCCTTTACAAAGAAAAATGCGACAGCGGCGATGGAACGACTGAAGAAAATCTCGGGGATCCAGGGTTGTGTCATCCTGTCCACCTGCAACCGTATGGAACTGTGGGCGAGCACGAAAGCGGACTGGGACGGAACTTTGTTAGAAGAGCTTTGTAAAATCAAAGAAGTGGATCCAACCCAGTACGGAGAGTATTTTGTGGAGCGAAAGGAAGAAGAGGCAGTGGATCATCTGTTTCATCTGACCAGTGGGTTAAAATCCATGATCCTGGCGGAAGACCAGATCATCACACAGGTCAAAGATGCGCTGACACTGGCGAGAGATGCTTTTGTGACAGATAATGTACTGGAAGTCCTGTTTCGAAAAGCGGTGACGGCGGGAAAGAAAGTAAAGACGAACGTTATTTTCTCCAGAGCCAATCAGACCGCGATGGATCAGGCGATTGAAATGTTAAAAGAACGGAATTTTCCGTTTGCAGAGGCACGCTGCATGGTTATCGGAAACGGAGAGATGGGTAAACTGGCTGCACAGTCCCTGAGACGGACCGGAGCGGATGTGACAGTCACGGTCCGTCAGTATCGAAGTGGTGTGGTGACGATCCCGATGGGATGCTCCAGAATCAATTACGGAGAACGTCTGGATTTTCTTCCGGGCTGTGATCTGGTTGTCAGTGCGACGGCAAGTCCGAACTGTACACTGACGAAAGAGCAGATAGAAGGACTGGATCTGAAAAAACAGATCATTTTTATCGATCTTGCTGTTCCGAGGGATATGGAGCCGGGAATCGGTGAGATCGAAGGAGCAGAGCTGTATACGATCGATGATTTCAAACTGAGCGGACCGAGTGCGGCAACCCTGCAGTCGATGGAACAGGCGGAAGCGATCATTCAGGAAGAAATCGATGATTTTTATGTCTGGTATCAGGGACGGGCACTGATTCCGCGGATCCAGGAGATCAAAGAGGATGCGGTGACGGATCTGAACCTCCGGTTACATAAGATTCTTGGAAAACTGCCTCTTAGCGAACAGGAGCGAAAAGACCTAGAAGCATCGATCGATACGGCGGCGGGAAAAGTAGTGACGAAGATGATTTTTGGACTGCGGGATACCCTGGAGACCGATGCATTTATAGATTGTGTGGAAGGACTGGAAAAAGTATATGAAGAATAA
- the hemC gene encoding hydroxymethylbilane synthase, with the protein MLMDYLKKECPQKEIRLLTMKTTGDKILDRTLDKVGGKGLFVKELDKALIDRRSDLSVHSLKDMPMEVPEELPIVAFSKREDPRDVLVLPEGADTLDLTKPIGCSSQRRILQLQKMYPEAMFQSVRGNVLTRLKKLDDGEYGGLILAAAGLKRLGLKNRISRYYEPDEVIPAAGQGILAVQGRQGEDYSYLEHFSDREGTIAALCERAFVRYLDGGCSSPVAAHAVIEGDEIFLRGLYYQESTGKHTIGTMRGSLEDPETLGVALAKKLIREAEG; encoded by the coding sequence ATGCTGATGGATTACCTGAAAAAAGAATGTCCCCAAAAAGAGATCCGTCTGCTGACGATGAAGACAACCGGTGATAAGATCCTGGATCGGACACTGGATAAAGTGGGCGGCAAAGGATTGTTTGTAAAAGAACTGGATAAGGCACTGATAGACAGGCGAAGTGATCTGTCTGTGCATAGCTTAAAAGATATGCCGATGGAAGTTCCGGAAGAACTGCCGATCGTGGCATTTTCAAAAAGAGAGGATCCGAGAGATGTGCTGGTACTTCCGGAAGGGGCAGATACACTGGATCTTACAAAACCAATCGGATGCTCCAGTCAGAGACGAATTCTGCAGTTACAGAAGATGTATCCGGAAGCGATGTTTCAGAGTGTCCGTGGAAATGTCCTGACAAGACTGAAAAAACTGGATGACGGAGAGTACGGCGGATTGATCCTTGCGGCGGCAGGATTAAAGAGACTGGGACTGAAAAACCGGATCTCCAGGTATTATGAGCCGGACGAAGTGATCCCGGCAGCAGGACAGGGGATTCTTGCAGTTCAGGGACGGCAGGGAGAAGACTATTCGTATCTGGAGCATTTTTCAGACCGGGAAGGAACTATTGCGGCACTCTGTGAACGTGCCTTTGTCCGCTATCTTGACGGCGGCTGTTCTTCGCCGGTGGCGGCGCATGCGGTGATCGAGGGAGATGAGATCTTCCTGCGCGGTCTGTATTATCAGGAGAGTACCGGAAAGCATACGATCGGAACGATGCGCGGATCCTTAGAAGACCCGGAGACACTTGGCGTGGCTCTGGCAAAGAAACTGATCAGGGAGGCAGAAGGATGA